One Mesorhizobium sp. L-2-11 genomic region harbors:
- a CDS encoding GNAT family N-acetyltransferase translates to MSNITIRPAASTDLDRITDIYADAVTHGTASYELEPPDRAEMGERFDSLITGGFPYLVAEKDGIVLGYAYAGPFRPRPAYRFIVEDSVYVAPEAKGHGIGLKLMQGLIAAAEAAGFRQIIAVIGDGRPDSASVRLHEKLGFRHSGRLEASGYKHGRWLDTVFMQLPINGGSQVPPDPNSLPERRFLNQNK, encoded by the coding sequence ATGAGCAACATCACGATACGGCCCGCGGCTTCGACCGATCTCGACCGGATCACCGACATCTATGCCGATGCGGTGACCCACGGCACGGCGAGCTACGAACTGGAGCCGCCTGATCGTGCCGAGATGGGCGAGCGCTTCGACAGTTTGATAACGGGCGGCTTTCCCTATCTGGTGGCGGAAAAAGACGGCATCGTTCTCGGCTATGCCTATGCCGGCCCCTTCCGGCCGCGGCCTGCGTACCGGTTTATCGTCGAAGATTCGGTCTATGTCGCACCCGAGGCCAAGGGCCATGGCATCGGGCTGAAGCTGATGCAAGGGCTGATCGCGGCGGCCGAGGCGGCGGGCTTCCGCCAGATCATCGCGGTGATCGGCGACGGTCGGCCGGACAGTGCCTCGGTCCGGCTGCATGAAAAGCTCGGCTTTCGCCATTCGGGCCGTCTGGAAGCCTCCGGCTACAAGCACGGACGCTGGCTCGACACGGTGTTCATGCAACTACCAATCAATGGCGGGTCTCAGGTTCCGCCCGATCCCAACTCACTGCCGGAACGGAGATTCCTGAATCAAAACAAATAG
- a CDS encoding DUF2794 domain-containing protein, translating into MTDHGSGTEDGDASAILIPLHEARRERLDQPVRFDRRELDQILRLYGRMVAANEWRDYAIDHLADRAVFSVFRRTSEVPLFQIVKDPKLARRQGAFVVIAAGGRILKRGQELGRVLGVFDRTLKLVEA; encoded by the coding sequence ATGACTGATCACGGCAGTGGGACGGAGGATGGGGACGCATCCGCAATACTGATCCCGCTGCATGAGGCAAGACGTGAACGCCTCGACCAGCCGGTGCGGTTCGACCGGCGTGAATTGGACCAGATCCTGAGGCTTTACGGGCGCATGGTCGCCGCCAATGAATGGCGCGACTACGCCATCGACCATCTTGCCGACCGCGCCGTCTTTTCGGTCTTCCGTCGCACCAGCGAGGTGCCGCTGTTCCAGATCGTCAAGGATCCGAAGCTGGCGCGCCGGCAAGGCGCTTTCGTCGTCATTGCCGCCGGCGGCCGCATCCTCAAGCGCGGCCAGGAACTTGGCCGCGTGCTTGGCGTCTTCGACCGCACGCTGAAGCTGGTCGAGGCCTGA
- a CDS encoding DUF1223 domain-containing protein, with translation MTPRRPLRLAALALALSAFAGAGLAGNALAGEADKLRADKASTDQPLGVVELFTSQGCSSCLPADAFFAELAAKENIVALAYHVDYWDYLGWKDTLSRKENTERQYEYMRAFGSRSVYTPQAVINGRSHVNGARREEVDGALARMETSGEGMQVAIKVSRTSDRVIIDAGDAGSGPSDAHVVIVYFDPPQTIKIGKGENTGRSMTYWNAVSGIQTAGMWHGKAQRYELPMSVVAKKGGCAVLLQSVGKDGLPGPILGAAMIHKP, from the coding sequence ATGACACCTCGAAGACCATTGCGGCTTGCGGCATTGGCGCTGGCCCTCTCGGCGTTTGCCGGCGCTGGACTTGCTGGCAATGCGCTGGCCGGCGAGGCCGACAAGCTCCGGGCTGATAAAGCCTCGACTGATCAACCCTTGGGCGTGGTCGAGCTCTTCACCAGTCAGGGCTGCAGTTCCTGCCTGCCGGCCGATGCGTTTTTCGCCGAGCTTGCCGCCAAGGAGAACATCGTCGCGCTCGCCTATCATGTCGACTACTGGGATTATCTCGGTTGGAAGGACACGCTGAGCCGCAAGGAGAACACGGAGCGTCAGTATGAGTACATGCGTGCCTTCGGCAGCCGCTCGGTCTATACGCCACAGGCCGTCATCAATGGCCGCAGCCATGTCAACGGCGCCCGCCGCGAGGAAGTCGACGGCGCACTCGCCCGCATGGAAACATCCGGCGAAGGCATGCAGGTCGCCATCAAGGTCAGCCGGACCAGCGACCGCGTCATCATCGACGCCGGCGATGCCGGGAGCGGCCCCAGCGATGCCCATGTCGTCATCGTCTATTTCGACCCGCCGCAGACCATCAAGATCGGCAAGGGCGAGAACACCGGCCGCAGCATGACGTATTGGAACGCCGTCTCCGGCATCCAGACCGCCGGCATGTGGCACGGCAAGGCGCAGCGCTACGAATTGCCGATGAGCGTGGTTGCCAAGAAAGGCGGCTGCGCCGTGCTGCTGCAATCGGTGGGCAAGGACGGCTTGCCGGGTCCCATCCTGGGCGCCGCAATGATCCACAAGCCCTGA
- a CDS encoding ceramidase domain-containing protein, translating into MWQTFLTPVDLYCERVGPEFWAEPVNALTNLAFLVAGLWGVREVRRRGTGIFAEMLAWWVVAIGIGSALFHTFANHATVWADVLPIAGFTLAYTLFNLRRFLGMKWGKAIAIFLAFYAVTGVLTWAVPDWLRQASNGTTGYLPPFLALAFFGAWVVASGNRAGWYNLAGSAIFVVSVIFRTIDPLVCGSFPLGTHFLWHILNGLMLGVLLAAAARFGKGGQ; encoded by the coding sequence ATGTGGCAAACTTTCCTCACGCCGGTCGACCTGTACTGCGAGCGGGTGGGGCCGGAGTTCTGGGCCGAGCCGGTCAACGCACTGACCAACCTGGCTTTTCTTGTCGCCGGACTGTGGGGTGTCCGGGAGGTGCGCCGGCGTGGCACAGGCATCTTCGCCGAAATGCTGGCCTGGTGGGTGGTGGCGATCGGCATCGGCTCGGCGCTGTTCCACACCTTTGCCAACCATGCCACGGTCTGGGCCGACGTGCTGCCGATCGCCGGGTTCACGCTGGCCTATACGCTGTTCAACCTGCGCCGTTTCCTCGGTATGAAATGGGGCAAGGCGATCGCCATCTTCCTTGCCTTCTATGCCGTCACCGGGGTGTTGACCTGGGCTGTGCCGGACTGGCTGCGCCAGGCATCGAACGGCACGACCGGCTACCTGCCGCCCTTCCTGGCGCTCGCCTTCTTCGGCGCCTGGGTGGTGGCGAGCGGCAACCGCGCCGGCTGGTACAATCTGGCCGGCTCGGCGATCTTCGTCGTGTCGGTCATCTTCAGGACGATCGATCCGCTGGTCTGCGGCAGCTTCCCGCTCGGCACGCATTTCCTGTGGCACATCCTCAACGGGCTGATGCTCGGCGTGCTGCTGGCGGCGGCGGCGCGGTTCGGGAAGGGAGGGCAGTAG
- the acnA gene encoding aconitate hydratase AcnA: MSKSLDSFNCRRTLTAGGTDYVYYDLVEAEKNGLTGIAQLPYSMKVLLENLLRNEDGRSVTRESIQAVAGWLTDRGTAGVEIAYRPARVLMQDFTGVPAVVDLAAMRDAMASLGGDPQKINPLVPVDLVIDHSVIVDEFGTPLAFARNVELEYERNEERYKFLKWGQQAFRNFRVVPPGTGICHQVNLEYLGQVVWTNSEGGETTAYPDTCVGTDSHTTMINGLGVLGWGVGGIEAEAAMLGQPVSMLLPEVIGFRLTGRLREGVTATDLVLTVTQMLRKKGVVGKFVEFFGPGLSNMTLADRATIGNMAPEYGATCGFFPVDGETIRYLTMSGREENRIALVEAYAKAQGMWREDGSADPVFTDLLELDLGSVVPSMAGPKRPEGRVALEGIPAGFVKAMESEYKKAVEIDKRYAVEGTGYDLGHGDVVIAAITSCTNTSNPSVLIGAGLLARNANRLGLKQKPWVKTSLAPGSQVVAEYLEKSGLQKELDQIGFNLVGFGCTTCIGNSGPLPAPISRTINDKGLIAAAVLSGNRNFEGRVSPDVQANYLASPPLVVAHALAGTVTKDLTTEPLGEDRDGNPVYLRDIWPSSVEIQEFIEKNVTRELFARKYADVFKGDEYWQNVKAPEGQTYAWDNNSTYVQNPPYFAGMTSGFGTIGDIKGARVLGLFGDKITTDHISPAGSIKAASPAGKYLIDHGVGVADFNQYGTRRGNHEVMMRGTFANIRIRNHMLGENGREGGYTIHYPSKEEKSIYDAAMEYKKEGVPLVIFAGVEYGNGSSRDWAAKGTNLLGVRAVIAQSFERIHRSNLVGMGVIPFVFEEGTSWASLNLKGDELVEIDGLSAIKPRQKMIAKITYGDGTVKNIPIICRIDTLDELDYFKNGGILQYVLRDLAA, encoded by the coding sequence GTGTCAAAATCCCTCGATAGTTTCAATTGCCGCCGCACGCTGACTGCAGGCGGCACCGACTATGTTTATTACGACCTCGTCGAGGCCGAGAAGAACGGCCTCACCGGCATCGCCCAGCTGCCCTATTCGATGAAGGTGCTGCTGGAGAACCTTTTGCGTAACGAGGACGGCCGTTCCGTCACCAGGGAGAGCATCCAGGCGGTCGCCGGCTGGCTGACCGACAGGGGCACCGCCGGGGTCGAGATCGCCTATCGTCCGGCCCGCGTGCTGATGCAGGATTTCACCGGCGTTCCGGCCGTGGTCGACCTGGCCGCCATGCGCGACGCCATGGCTTCGCTCGGCGGCGACCCGCAAAAGATCAACCCGCTGGTACCGGTCGACCTGGTCATCGACCACTCGGTCATCGTCGATGAGTTCGGCACGCCGCTGGCTTTCGCCAGGAATGTCGAGCTTGAGTACGAGCGCAACGAAGAACGCTACAAATTCCTGAAATGGGGCCAGCAGGCCTTCCGCAATTTCCGCGTCGTGCCGCCCGGCACCGGCATCTGCCACCAGGTCAATCTCGAATATCTCGGCCAGGTCGTGTGGACCAACAGCGAAGGCGGCGAAACCACCGCCTATCCCGACACCTGCGTCGGCACCGATTCGCACACCACCATGATCAACGGCCTTGGCGTGCTCGGCTGGGGCGTCGGCGGCATCGAGGCCGAAGCCGCGATGCTCGGCCAGCCCGTCTCCATGCTGTTGCCCGAAGTCATCGGCTTCCGGCTCACCGGCAGGCTCAGGGAAGGCGTCACCGCCACCGATCTCGTGCTCACCGTCACCCAGATGCTGCGCAAGAAGGGCGTTGTCGGCAAGTTCGTCGAATTCTTCGGTCCGGGTCTGTCCAACATGACGCTGGCCGACCGCGCCACCATCGGCAACATGGCGCCCGAATATGGCGCCACCTGCGGCTTCTTTCCGGTCGATGGCGAAACCATCCGCTACCTCACCATGTCCGGCCGCGAGGAAAACCGCATCGCGCTGGTCGAGGCATACGCCAAGGCGCAAGGCATGTGGCGCGAGGACGGCTCGGCCGACCCGGTCTTCACCGACCTGCTCGAGCTCGATCTCGGCAGTGTCGTGCCGTCGATGGCCGGCCCCAAGCGGCCGGAGGGCCGGGTGGCGCTAGAAGGCATTCCGGCCGGCTTTGTCAAGGCGATGGAAAGCGAATACAAGAAGGCGGTCGAAATCGACAAGCGCTATGCCGTCGAGGGCACCGGCTACGACCTTGGCCATGGCGACGTCGTCATTGCCGCCATCACCTCCTGCACCAACACCTCGAACCCGAGCGTGCTGATCGGCGCCGGACTTTTGGCGCGCAACGCCAACCGCCTCGGGCTCAAGCAGAAGCCGTGGGTCAAGACATCGCTGGCGCCGGGCAGCCAGGTCGTCGCCGAATATCTGGAGAAATCCGGCCTGCAGAAGGAACTCGACCAGATCGGCTTCAACCTGGTCGGCTTCGGCTGCACCACCTGCATCGGCAATTCCGGCCCGTTGCCGGCGCCGATCTCCAGGACCATCAACGACAAAGGCTTGATTGCCGCCGCGGTGCTGTCCGGCAACCGCAATTTCGAGGGCCGCGTCTCGCCCGACGTGCAGGCGAACTACCTCGCATCGCCGCCGCTGGTCGTCGCCCACGCGCTGGCCGGGACCGTGACCAAGGACCTGACCACCGAACCGCTTGGCGAGGACCGCGACGGCAACCCGGTCTACCTCAGGGACATCTGGCCGAGTTCGGTCGAGATCCAGGAGTTCATCGAGAAGAACGTGACGCGCGAACTGTTCGCCCGCAAATATGCCGACGTGTTCAAGGGCGACGAATATTGGCAGAACGTGAAGGCGCCGGAAGGCCAGACCTATGCCTGGGACAACAATTCGACCTATGTGCAGAACCCGCCCTACTTCGCTGGCATGACATCGGGCTTCGGCACAATCGGCGACATCAAGGGCGCCCGCGTGCTCGGCCTGTTCGGCGACAAGATCACCACCGACCACATCTCACCGGCCGGCTCGATCAAGGCGGCCTCGCCGGCCGGCAAGTACCTCATCGATCATGGCGTCGGCGTTGCCGACTTCAATCAATACGGCACACGGCGCGGCAATCACGAGGTGATGATGCGCGGCACCTTCGCCAATATCCGCATCCGCAACCACATGCTGGGCGAGAACGGTCGCGAGGGCGGCTACACGATCCACTATCCGTCGAAGGAAGAGAAATCGATCTACGACGCCGCCATGGAGTACAAGAAGGAAGGCGTGCCGCTGGTCATCTTCGCCGGTGTCGAATACGGCAACGGCTCGTCGCGCGACTGGGCGGCCAAAGGCACCAACCTGTTGGGCGTTCGCGCCGTCATCGCTCAGTCCTTCGAGCGCATCCACCGCTCGAACCTGGTCGGCATGGGTGTCATCCCCTTCGTCTTCGAGGAGGGCACCTCATGGGCCTCGCTCAACCTCAAGGGCGACGAACTGGTCGAAATCGACGGACTGAGCGCCATCAAGCCGCGTCAGAAGATGATCGCCAAGATCACTTATGGCGACGGCACGGTGAAGAACATTCCGATCATCTGCCGCATCGATACGCTGGACGAGCTCGACTACTTCAAGAACGGCGGCATCCTGCAATATGTGCTGCGCGATCTGGCAGCTTAG
- the ccmA gene encoding heme ABC exporter ATP-binding protein CcmA: protein MRLIAENLGGERGGETIFSGLNFALGKGQALIVTGPNGAGKSTLLRVVAGLLPVAAGRLLIQGGAEDFPSVASACHYLGHQNAMKTALSVAENLRFWRDFSGADFLSAEQALATVGLDGIGHLPFGYLSTGQRRRAAIAKLLVSRRPLWLLDEPTAGLDKASEERFDGLMREHLDEGGIIIAATHLPLGLEGAQELVMGEAV from the coding sequence ATGCGGCTGATCGCCGAAAATCTAGGCGGCGAACGCGGCGGCGAGACGATTTTTTCCGGCCTCAACTTTGCCCTTGGCAAAGGCCAGGCGCTGATCGTCACCGGGCCGAACGGCGCGGGAAAATCGACACTGCTCAGGGTGGTCGCCGGGTTGCTGCCGGTGGCGGCAGGCCGTTTGCTTATCCAAGGCGGGGCTGAGGATTTTCCGTCGGTAGCCTCGGCCTGCCATTATCTCGGCCACCAGAACGCGATGAAGACGGCGTTGAGCGTGGCGGAAAACCTGCGCTTCTGGCGCGATTTTTCGGGCGCGGATTTTTTGAGCGCCGAACAGGCGCTGGCAACGGTCGGGCTTGACGGTATCGGCCATCTGCCGTTCGGCTATCTCTCCACCGGGCAACGCCGCCGCGCGGCGATCGCAAAACTGCTGGTCAGCCGGCGGCCGCTGTGGCTGCTCGACGAGCCGACGGCCGGGCTGGACAAGGCTTCGGAAGAGCGATTCGACGGGTTGATGCGGGAGCACCTTGATGAGGGAGGAATCATCATTGCGGCGACGCATCTGCCGCTGGGGTTGGAGGGGGCGCAGGAACTGGTGATGGGGGAGGCAGTTTGA
- the ccmB gene encoding heme exporter protein CcmB: MLALFLRDIRLSIRAGGGTLTGVIFFLAVIATIPFGVGPDLNLLARIGPAILWIGALLACLLGLDRLFQADREDGSLDLLVLSDDRQMLALTVLTKCLAHWAGSVLPLVIAAPLLGLFMNMEPIGIGATALTLLVGTPAITFIGAAGAAVAVALPRGGLLISVLVLPLTIPVLIFGVSASYGAVANPDPFLQPFLILAALTLFLAVLGPVAAALALRHGTD; this comes from the coding sequence ATGCTAGCCCTCTTCCTGCGCGACATCCGCCTGAGCATCCGGGCCGGCGGCGGGACGCTGACCGGCGTGATCTTCTTTCTAGCGGTGATCGCCACGATCCCCTTCGGCGTCGGGCCGGACCTCAATCTGCTTGCCCGCATCGGTCCGGCGATCCTGTGGATCGGCGCCTTGCTGGCTTGCCTGCTCGGTCTCGACCGATTGTTCCAGGCCGACCGGGAAGACGGCTCGCTCGACCTGCTGGTGCTTAGCGACGACCGGCAGATGCTGGCGCTGACCGTGCTGACGAAATGCCTGGCGCATTGGGCGGGAAGCGTGCTGCCGCTGGTCATCGCCGCACCCTTGCTCGGCCTGTTCATGAATATGGAGCCGATCGGCATCGGCGCCACGGCGCTGACCCTTCTGGTCGGCACGCCGGCGATCACCTTCATCGGCGCTGCCGGTGCGGCGGTAGCGGTGGCGCTGCCGCGCGGCGGGCTGCTGATCTCGGTGCTGGTGCTGCCGCTGACCATCCCGGTGCTGATCTTCGGCGTCTCGGCAAGCTATGGCGCGGTGGCGAACCCTGATCCGTTTCTGCAGCCTTTCCTCATTCTTGCCGCGCTGACCTTGTTTCTTGCCGTGCTGGGACCGGTTGCGGCAGCGTTGGCGCTGCGCCATGGAACCGACTGA
- the ccmD gene encoding heme exporter protein CcmD — protein sequence MSAHALYVTAAYAITAVVLAGLIGWILLDQRARRRDLAELEASGVRRRSDKAGKS from the coding sequence ATGAGCGCACATGCGCTTTATGTGACCGCTGCCTATGCCATCACGGCCGTGGTTCTGGCCGGGCTGATCGGCTGGATCCTGCTCGACCAGCGGGCACGCAGACGAGATCTCGCCGAGCTGGAAGCATCCGGCGTGCGGCGGCGCTCCGACAAGGCGGGGAAATCATGA